One window of the Sparus aurata chromosome 7, fSpaAur1.1, whole genome shotgun sequence genome contains the following:
- the LOC115584692 gene encoding host cell factor 1-like isoform X1, giving the protein MSPLASPPAATNQWFIPAVRGDVPPGCAAYGFVCDGTRLLVFGGMVEYGKYSSDLYELQASRWEWKRLKAKAPKNGPPPCPRLGHSFSLIGNSCYLFGGLANDSEDPKNNIPRYLNDLYCLELRPGSSVVGWEIPLTSGQPPPPRESHTAVATSGRRANRLIIYGGMSGCRLGDLWVLDIDSLTWSKPVLNGTAPLPRSLHSATTINNKMYVFGGWVPLVMDDVKVATHEKEWKCTNTLACLNLDTMCWETVLMESLEENVPRARAGHCSVAINSRLYIWSGRDGYRKAWNNQVCCKDLWYLETERPCAPSRVQLVRANTSSLEVSWGPSQTADTYLLQLQKYDIPSTPSAASPASVSTPVPTVTPGASSAKNPVTMTRANQPLPLSGITLVPSPTTSLPPGSPLAAGTKAPAVLKVAAAPGTAGGASIVTVRQATPKSPVSVTTLPAGVRMVVPVQAGQGTPIGSSPQMSGMAALAAAAAATQKITPSSATMLNVPAGASIVKTVAVSSGSSSLSVKVAAPVTMVSNPATRMLKTAAAQVGAASVVSTPGTPSRPIITVHKSGTVTVSQQAQVVTTVVGGVTKTITLVNSPLGVGGGGALIGNLGNLGKVVSVVQTKPVQSGAITGQAGSSPVTQILQAKGGLPAGTILKLVTSADGKQTTFLSTAQAGSSSNKSTILGVNPTISKPGTTIIKTIPMSALQGGTGANSPITLLTTKMVTPGSGSKIITTVPKISAAGQQGLTQVVLKGVPGMPGTILRTVPMGGVRLVSPVANKPTVTTLVVKGTTGVSTLGTVAGSASLATPITTLASIANLSSQVTTATAAATDHKQVTLITTPSGAEAQPLVQDLPVTIMASPTSEEPGSTTAAGEEAGDPAAAAVTLVCSNPPCETHETGTTNTATIATATMGGSERVCSNPPCETHETGTTNTATVASANMSQALQSPHPVSLNRGNTCSNPPCETHETGTTNTATTAGAGGLRQVCSNPPCETHETGTTNTATTATAQQGGDSLQGDSTDPSSTSSDPASSTTASQSRAVTTVTQATPTPGPSIPEITSLVGDSRAESSEAETVAMLTAAEREEPMQTDSQSERVMSSAVSVLQVQVEGSEAAAQMESSDSGLPQELMSSEGDGGEVVAGATTLMVTGLNPGQLAVTAATEEAVQQATIQAVLQAAGHMADGLVDQSFPIVLTQQELAALVQQQQHLQDAHNQAEPAEPEPQHSSVPTEGLAPADSLNDPAAESNGHELTSSAVTSAVARLASTFGPGPSLTASPARSQNAAMLSEGTNGIAATAGGVQVKPAVRDSQWYDVGIVKVTNMVVSHYYVPYEDNVADDDSGVMPDYSQMRKVELQPGTAYKFRVAGINICGRGNFSDVSAFKTCLPGFPGAPCAIKISKNLDGAQLTWEPPAVTSGKITEYSVYLAIQSSQATSGSGSGPAQLAFMRVYCGPNPSCLVQASSLANAHIDYTTKPAIIFRIAARNQKGYGPATQVRWLQEKESSKAAVKRGGASPDIKPVGPKKFKTDQ; this is encoded by the exons ATGTCTCCTCTGGCATCTCCCCCCGCAGCGACCAATCAGTGGTTCATCCCTGCAGTGCGAGGCGACGTCCCCCCCGGCTGCGCCGCCTACGGCTTTGTGTGTGATGGGACGAGGCTGCTGGTCTTTGGTGGGATGGTGGAGTACGGCAAATACAGCAGTGACCTGTACGAGTTGCag GCAAGTCGTTGGGAGTGGAAACGTCTGAAGGCCAAGGCTCCAAAGAATGGCCCGCCCCCCTGCCCCCGCCTTGgacacagcttctctctgattggTAATTCCTGCTATCTGTTTGGAGGACTGGCGAATGACAGTGAAGACCCCAAGAACAACATCCCCAG GTATCTGAACGACCTGTACTGTCTGGAGCTGCGGCCCGGCTCCAGCGTGGTCGGCTGGGAGATCCCGCTGACGTCGGGTCAACCGCCACCTCCCAGAGAGAGTCACACGGCCGTGGCGACGAGCGGCCGCAGAGCCAACAGACTCATCATCTATGGAGGGATGAGCGGCTGCAGGCTCGGAGACCTGTGGGTGCTTGACATAG actCTCTGACTTGGAGTAAACCTGTCCTCAATGGAACCGCCCCCCTCCCCCGCAGCCTGCACTCTGCCACCACCATCAACAACAA GATGTATGTGTTTGGAGGCTGGGTTCCTCTGGTGATGGATGATGTCAAAGTGGCGACTCATGAGAAGGAGTGGAAGTGCACCAACACACTGGCCTGCCTCAACctgg acacgATGTGTTGGGAGACGGTCCTGATGGAGAGTCTGGAGGAGAACGTCCCCAGAGCTCGAGCGGGTCACTGCAGCGTCGCCATCAACTCCAGACTTTACATCTGGAGCGGCAGAGACGGATACAGGAAAGCCTGGAACAACCAGGTGTGCTGCAAGGACCTGTGGTacctggagacag AGCGTCCCTGCGCTCCCTCTCGGGTGCAGCTGGTCAGGGCCAACACGTCGTCTCTGGAGGTGAGCTGGGGACCGTCGCAGACCGCCGACACCTACCTGTTGCAGCTGCAGAAGTACGATATTCCCAGCACACCTTCAGCAGCCTCTCCTGCCTCTGTCTCCACCCCCGTCCCCACCGTCACACCTGGAGCCAGCTCTGCCAAGAACCCCGTCACCATGACGAGAGCAAACCAACCTCTCCCACTGTCCGGCATCACGCTGGTCCCCTCCCCCACCACCTCCCTACCACCTGGAAGCCCATTGGCTGCTGGGACTAAAGCACCAG CTGTCCTGAAGGTGGCAGCAGCTCCAGGTACAGCAGGTGGAGCCTCCATCGTCACAGTGAGACAGGCCACGCCCAAATCCCCAGTCTCCGTGACGACACTTCCTGCAGGTGTTCGCATGGTCGTACCTGTTCAGGCCGGTCAGGGGACG CCAATAGGAAGCAGTCCTCAGATGAGCGGTATGGCGGCGTTGGCGGCTGCGGCTGCAGCGACTCAGAAGATAACTCCGTCCTCAGCGACGATGCTGAACGTCCCGGCAGGAGCATCAATTGTGAAGACGGTGGCTGTGAGTTCAGGATCGAGCAGTCTGTCGGTCAAAGTGGCCGCTCCAGTGACGAtg gtgAGTAACCCCGCCACGCGCATGCTGaagactgctgcagctcaggTGGGCGCGGCTTCAGTTGTCTCCACCCCCGGCACCCCCAGCCGACCAATCATCACGGTCCATAAGTCGGGCACGGTGACGGTCTCCCAGCAGGCTCAGGTGGTCACCACGGTGGTGGGCGGAGTTACAAAGACCATCACTCTGGTCAACAGTCCACTCGGtgtgggaggaggtggagctctg ATCGGTAACCTTGGTAACCTGGGGAAGGTGGTGTCAGTGGTTCAGACCAAACCAGTTCAGAGTGGAGCTATTACTGGTCAGGCTGGGAGCAGCCCAGTCACCCAGATCCTCCAG gcgAAGGGCGGTCTCCCAGCAGGTACCATCCTGAAGTTAGTGACATCGGCAGACGGTAAACAGACGACCTTCCTCAGCACCGCGCAGGCCGGATCCTCATCCAACAAATCCACCATCCTGGGCGTCAACCCGACAATCTCCAAACCCGGGACCACCATCATCAAGACCATCCCAATGTCTGCACTGCAGGGGGGGACAG GTGCCAACAGTCCAATCACCCTCCTGACCACCAAGATGGTCACACCAGGAAGTGGCAGCAAAATCATCACCACTGTCCCCAAAATCAGTGCCGCCGGCCAGCAGGGCCTCACACAG GTGGTGCTGAAAGGAGTCCCGGGGATGCCTGGCACCATCCTCAGGACTGTCCCAATGGGTGGAGTCAGACTGGTGTCACCTGTGGCCAACAAACCCACCGTCACCACACTGGTCGTCAAGGGAACCACAG gtgtGTCCACGCTCGGGACTGTAGCAGGAAGTGCCTCCCTGGCCACGCCCATCACCACCCTGGCATCTATCGCTAATCTGTCAAGCCAGGTTACCACAGCAACCgcagcagcaacagatcatAAACAG GTGACTCTGATCACGACTCCGAGTGGTGCCGAGGCTCAGCCGCTGGTCCAGGATCTGCCCGTCACCATCATGGCTTCTCCTACTTCAGAGGAACCTGGAAGTACTACTGCTGCAGGGGAAGAGGCCGGAgaccctgcagctgctgcag TGACGCTGGTCTGCTCTAACCCGCCTTGCGAGACGCACGAAACGGGAACAACCAACACCGCCACCATTGCCACGGCAACTATGGGTGGTAGCGAGCGAGTATGCTCCAACCCGCCCTGCGAGACGCACGAAACCGGCACCACCAACACCGCCACCGTGGCCTCCGCCAACATGAGCCAAGCACTGCAG tctccACATCCTGTTAGTCTGAACAGAGGGAACACCTGCTCTAACCCGCCGTGTGAGACTCATGAGACAGGAACCACCAACACTGCCAccacagctggagctggaggactCCGACAG GTGTGCTCCAACCCACCGTGTGAGACTCACGAGACAGGAACCACCAACACTGCCACCACAGCTACAG CCCAGCAGGGTGGAGACAGTCTGCAGGGAGACTCCACAgacccctcctccacctcctctgacCCCGCCTCCTCCACCACAGCCAGTCAAAGCAGAGCTGTTACCACAGTTACACAGGCCACACCCACACCCGGACCATCCATACCT GAGATCACATCATTGGTTGGAGATAGCAGGGCGGAGTCCTCGGAGGCGGAGACTGTTGCCATGCTTAcggcagcagagagggaggagcctatgcagacagacagccaatcagagcgtgtgatgtcatcagcagtGTCTGTGTTACAGGTTCAGGTGGAGGGCAGTGAGGCAGCagcacag ATGGAGTCCTCAGACAGCGGTCTACCGCAGGAACTGATGTCATCAGAAGGGGACGGGGGTGAAGTGGTCGCCGGGGCAACGACCCTGATGGTGACAGGACTGAACCCAGGTCAGCTGGCTGTTACCGCAGCAACAGAGGAGGCAGTTCAGCAAGCGACAATACAGGCAGTCCTGCAGGCAGCAGGACACatgg cagATGGTTTGGTGGATCAGTCCTTTCCCATCGTCCTGACCCAGCAGGAGCTGGCAGCTTTGGtccaacaacagcagcaccTGCAGGATGCCCACAACcaagcagaaccagcagaaccagaaccacagcACAGCAGCGTGCCCACAG AGGGCCTTGCTCCAGCAGACAGCCTGAATGACCCGGCAGCAGAGAGTAACGGACACGAGCTGACATCATCAGCAGTGACAAGCGCTGTGGCCCGATTGGCCAGCACATTTGGCCCCGGCCCTTCTCTGACAGCGAGCCCGGCTAGAAGTCAAAACGCTGCCATGCTCAGCGAGGGGACCAATGGCATCGCAGCAACTGCAGGG ggcgtCCAGGTGAAGCCGGCGGTGAGGGACAGTCAGTGGTACGACGTTGGAATAGTCAAAGTGACCAACATGGTGGTGTCACATTATTACGTCCCCTACGAAGACAACGTGGCCGAC GATGACTCAGGTGTGATGCCGGACTACAGTCAGATGAGGAAGGTGGAGCTGCAGCCGGGGACGGCCTATAAGTTTCGGGTAGCGGGGATCAATATCTGCGGCCGTGGAAACTTCTCGGACGTGTCGGCATTTAAAACGTGTCTTCCTGGTTTCCCCGGTGCGCCATGTGCCATCAAGATCAGCAAG AACCTGGATGGGGCTCAGCTCACCTGGGAGCCTCCTGCCGTCACATCGGGGAAGATCACCGAGTACTCCGTTTACCTGGCCATCCAGTCCAGCCAGGCCACCTCTGGTTCAGGTTCTGGTCCGGCCCAGCTGGCCTTCATGAGGGTCTACTGCGGTCCCAACCCGTCCTGCCTGGTCCAGGCCTCCAGCCTCGCCAACGCCCACATCGACTACACCACCAAGCCTGCCATCATCTTCCGCATCGCTGCACGCAATCAGAAGGGCTACGGGCCGGCCACGCAGGTCCGGTGGCTACAAG AAAAAGAGTCGAGTAAAGCAGCCGTGAAGAGAGGCGGAGCTTCTCCTGATAT taAACCTGTCGGACCAAAGAAGTTCAAAACTGACCAATAG